In Triticum aestivum cultivar Chinese Spring chromosome 5B, IWGSC CS RefSeq v2.1, whole genome shotgun sequence, the following proteins share a genomic window:
- the LOC123113071 gene encoding cleavage and polyadenylation specificity factor subunit 3-I encodes MTSVATAPPAGKRPAAGGREGDHMVVTPLGAGGEVGRSCVHMSFKGRTVLFDCGIHPAYSGMAALPYFDEIDPSAIDVLLVTHFHLDHAASLPYFLEKTTFKGRVFMTHATKAIYRLLLSDYVKVSKVSVEDMLFDEQDIIRSMDKIEVIDFHQTLEVNGIRFWCYTAGHVLGSAMFMVDIAGVRILYTGDYSREEDRHLKAAEVPQFSPDICIIESTYGVQQHQPRHVREKRFTDAIHNTVSQGGRVLIPAYALGRAQELLLILDEYWSNHPELHKIPIYYASPLAKKCMAVYQTYINSMNERIRNQFAQSNPFHFKHIEPLNSIDNFHDVGPSVVMASPGSLQSGLSRQLFDKWCTDKKNTCVIPGFAVEGSLVKAIISEPREVTLANGLTAPLHMQIFYISFSAHADFLQTSGFLDELRPPNIILVHGEANEMGRLKQKLITQFDGTNTKIVSPKNCQSVEMYFSSEKMAKIVGRLAEKVPEAEESVSGLLVKKGFTYQIMAPEDLRVYTQLSTTNITQRISVPYSGSFEVIKYRLKQIYESVESSTEEPDVPTLIVHERVTIRLESESYVTLQWSSDSISDMVSDSVVATILNIGREGPKAVPIEAAAKTEEETEKVAQKVVYALMVSLFGDVKVAEEGKLVISVDGDIAHLDGRSGDVECENAALKERISTAFRRIQGAVRPIPLSAS; translated from the exons ATGACATCTGTGGCGACGGCGCCGCCGGCGGGGAAGcggccggcggcgggcgggcgggagGGCGACCATATGGTGGTCACGCCGCTgggcgccggcggcgaggtcgGCCGCTCCTGCGTCCACATGTCCTTCAAGGGCCGCACCGTCCTC TTCGACTGCGGCATCCACCCGGCCTACTCCGGCATGGCGGCGCTGCCCTACTTCGACGAGATCGACCCCTCCGCCATCGACGTCCTCCTCGTCACTCA CTTCCACTTGGACCACGCCGCCTCGCTGCCCTACTTCCTCGAGAAG ACGACGTTCAAGGGCCGCGTGTTCATGACCCACGCCACCAAGGCCATCTACAGGCTGCTGCTCTCGGATTACGTCAAGGTCAGCAAGGTGTCGGTGGAGGACATGCTGTTTGACGAGCAGGACATCATCCGTTCCATGGACAAGATCGAG GTCATAGACTTCCACCAGACACTGGAAGTTAATGGCATACGCTTCTGGTGCTATACCGCTGGCCATGTACTTGGTTCTGCCATGTTCATGGTGGATATTGCCGGTGTTCGCATTCTTTACACTGGTGactactcccgtgaagaagaccggCACCTGAAAGCTGCTGAGGTCCCCCAGTTCTCCCCTGATATTTGCATTATCGAGTCAACTTATGGCGTGCAGCAACACCAACCCCGCCATGTCAGAGAAAAGCGCTTCACGGATGCCATCCACAACACGGTTTCTCAAGGGGGGCGTGTTCTTATCCCGGCATATGCTCTTGGTAGAGCACAGGAACTGTTGCTTATCCTGGATGAGTATTGGTCTAACCACCCAGAGCTCCATAAGATTCCAATCTATTACGCCTCCCCTCTTGCGAAGAAGTGCATGGCTGTCTACCAGACATACATAAACTCCATGAACGAAAGGATCAGGAACCAGTTTGCACAATCCAATCCCTTCCATTTCAAGCATATTGAGCCTTTGAATAGCATAGACAACTTCCATGATGTGGGTCCGTCAGTGGTGATGGCAAGTCCAGGTAGTCTCCAAAGTGGCCTCTCCAGGCAGCTCTTTGACAAGTGGTGCACAGATAAGAAGAACACATGTGTTATTCCAGGTTTTGCCGTAGAAGGCTCCCTTGTGAAGGCCATTATCAGCGAGCCGAGAGAAGTGACGTTAGCGAATGGGCTCACTGCTCCCCTTCATATGCAGATCTTCTACATCTCCTTTTCCGCTCACGCTGATTTCCTACAGACGAGCGGTTTCTTGGATGAGCTTCGCCCACCCAACATTATTCTTGTACACGGAGAGGCAAATGAGATGGGGAGGCTTAAACAGAAACTTATTACTCAGTTTGATGGAACAAACACAAAAATCGTCTCTCCCAAGAACTGCCAATCAGTGGAGATGTATTTCAGCTCTGAGAAAATGGCGAAGATAGTTGGCAGACTGGCAGAAAAGGTACCAGAAGCGGAAGAATCAGTTAGTGGCTTACTCGTGAAGAAGGGCTTCACGTATCAGATCATGGCCCCTGAGGATCTCCGTGTGTACACACAGTTATCTACTACTAACATTACTCAGCGGATCTCCGTCCCATATTCTGGTTCTTTTGAAGTCATCAAGTACAGGCTAAAGCAGATATACGAGAGTGTGGAATCATCAACCGAGGAACCTGATGTTCCAACGCTGATTGTTCACGAGAGGGTGACCATTCGCCTGGAATCAGAAAGCTATGTTACACTGCAGTGGTCCTCTGATTCCATAAGCGACATGGTGTCCGATTCTGTGGTGGCCACGATCTTGAACATAGGCCGTGAAGGCCCAAAGGCTGTTCCGATCGAAGCAGCAGCAAAGACAGAAGAGGAAACGGAGAAGGTGGCGCAGAAGGTAGTATATGCTCTCATGGTGTCGCTTTTCGGTGATGTCAAAGTCGCAGAGGAAGGGAAGCTTGTTATATCGGTGGACGGAGACATCGCGCATTTGGATGGGAGGAGTGGTGATGTCGAGTGTGAAAATGCTGCACTGAAAGAAAGGATCAGCACTGCATTCCGCCGCATACAGGGTGCGGTGAGACCAATCCCACTCTCGGCATCCTGA